A DNA window from Daucus carota subsp. sativus chromosome 3, DH1 v3.0, whole genome shotgun sequence contains the following coding sequences:
- the LOC108214428 gene encoding cytokinin dehydrogenase 3 yields the protein MIMSKNISGRVYIIMSFLISSLISVLGRYLNPLISIKSSSSIPNHGTLSVKLAPKLHFTSDAIKMASTDFGKIITSNIPSAVLFPSHIDDIKNLITLSYNSTTPFPIAARGHGHSVRGQATARDGVVVDMKSLSNSHVGTRVSWTSSLGYYADVGGEQLWIDVLCATLEHGLAPVSWTDYLYLTVGGTLSNAGMSGQAFYYGPQISNVLELGVITGKGEFFTCSKHTNSELFYAVLGGLGQFGIITRARIVLDKAPKRVKWVRMLYHDFSAFTRDQEHLISITGLDYVEGHLLMNQSSANNWRSSFFSPNDVSNIASLITQHKIIYCLEVVKYYDDFTTHTIDKELKVLLEGLSFNPGFVFEKDVTFMDFLNRVRSGELQLQSQGLWDVPHPWLNLFVPKSRIFDFHQGVIVNMIHARNITRGLVLLYPTNRKRWDDRMSAVTPDEDIFYSVGLLCSGDNDNWKAMDEQNKDILEFCEKAGIRFKQYLPHYTTREEWIDHFGEKWSIFQERKTMFDPKMILSPGQRIFHHV from the exons ATGATTATGTCTAAGAATATTTCTGGTCgagtatatattataatgtCATTCCTCATATCTAGTTTAATATCGGTTCTAGGGAGGTACTTGAACCCACTGATTAGTATAAAATCTAGCTCATCAATTCCTAATCACGGAACTCTCTCAGTTAAACTCGCACCTAAGCTTCACTTCACTTCTGACGCCATCAAGATGGCCTCCACCGACTTCGGCAAAATAATAACCTCAAATATCCCATCAGCAGTCCTCTTCCCTTCCCACATTGACGACATAAAAAACCTAATAACTCTCTCATACAACTCAACCACTCCTTTCCCCATCGCGGCAAGAGGCCACGGCCATTCCGTGAGAGGACAAGCCACCGCCCGTGACGGAGTTGTGGTGGATATGAAATCTTTGAGTAATAGTCACGTGGGAACTAGGGTTTCCTGGACTTCGTCATTAGGGTACTACGCTGACGTCGGAGGCGAGCAGCTCTGGATCGATGTTCTATGTGCCACACTTGAGCATGGCCTTGCTCCGGTGTCATGGACTGATTATCTGTATCTAACTGTTGGTGGTACTCTCTCTAATGCCGGAATGAGCGGCCAGGCGTTCTATTATGGGCCTCAGATCAGCAACGTCCTTGAATTGGGCGTCATAACCG GAAAAGGCGAGTTCTTTACATGCTCAAAGCACACAAACAGTGAGCTATTCTATGCAGTTCTAGGAGGTCTTGGTCAGTTCGGGATTATAACCCGAGCGAGAATCGTACTCGACAAGGCACCCAAACGA GTAAAATGGGTGCGCATGCTTTACCATGATTTCTCCGCTTTTACGAGAGATCAAGAGCACTTGATTTCGATTACGGGGCTGGACTACGTAGAAGGTCATTTACTGATGAACCAGAGTTCTGCAAATAATTGGAGATCTTCTTTCTTCTCGCCTAATGATGTATCCAACATAGCTTCTCTAATCACTCAGCATAAGATCATCTACTGCTTAGAAGTCGTCAAGTATTACGATGATTTCACAACGCACACTATAGACAAG GAGCTAAAAGTTTTGCTTGAGGGGTTAAGCTTTAATCCAGGTTTCGTGTTCGAGAAAGATGTTACATTCATGGATTTTCTCAACAGAGTCCGAAGCGGAGAGCTGCAGCTTCAGTCTCAGGGACTATGGGATGTTCCTCATCCATGGCTAAATCTCTTCGTGCCAAAATCCCGAATTTTCGACTTCCATCAAGGTGTTATTGTAAACATGATCCATGCGCGAAACATAACTAGAGGACTTGTTCTTCTCTACCCAACCAACCGAAAAAg GTGGGATGATAGAATGTCTGCAGTCACACCAGATGAAGATATATTTTATTCGGTAGGATTATTATGTTCCGGTGACAACGATAATTGGAAGGCCATGgatgaacaaaacaaagatATACTGGAGTTCTGTGAGAAAGCGGGGATCAGATTTAAGCAGTATCTTCCGCATTACACAACCAGAGAAGAGTGGATCGATCATTTCGGAGAGAAGTGGAGTATTTTTCAGGAGAGGAAGACTATGTTTGATCCGAAGATGATACTGTCTCCTGGGCAAAGAATTTTCCATCATGTTTAG
- the LOC108214429 gene encoding putative uncharacterized protein YDL057W, with translation MVMATGAILYNFPSNLVITKKAAPLGCCTVPSRTQKLRNALKMAHSEQTPEKHQRIIVQNNYGEKLVGVLRDSKTMEIAVLCHGFRSSKESSTIANLAAALEKEGVSVFSFDFAGNGESEGTFEYGNYQREADDLCAVIKHLNGMKRIVTAIVGHSKGGDVVLLYASKYRDIKRVVNVAGRYDLKGGIEKRLGRDFLQVIQKEGFIDVKSKGSTYRVTKESLMERLTTNMHEACLNIDSRCRVLTVHGSDDEVIPVDDAMEFDKIIPNHKLHIVEGADHKYTSHQAELASVVVPFIKDGLEHKYS, from the exons ATGGTCATGGCTACGGGGGCTATTCTATATAATTTTCCATCGAATCTTGTTATTACCAAAAAGGCGGCTCCATTAGGCTGCTGCACAGTACCGTCACGCACTCAGAAATTGCGCAACGCATTGAAGATGGCTCACTCCGAGCAAACCCCAG AAAAACATCAGAGAATTATTGTACAAAACAACTATGGTGAAAAGCTCGTGGGTGTATTACGTGACAGTAAAACGATGGAGATTGCAGTCTTGTGTCATGGTTTCCGATCATCAAAG GAAAGTAGCACGATTGCAAATCTTGCAGCCGCTTTAGAAAAAGAAGGGGTTAGTGTGTTCTCCTTCGATTTTGCTGGAAATGG GGAAAGTGAAGGCACATTTGAGTACGGTAACTATCAAAGAGAAGCTGATGACTTGTGTGCTGTAATTAAACACTTAAATGGAATGAAACGAATTGTAACTGCAATTGTTGGGCATAGCAAAG GGGGCGATGTGGTGCTTCTTTACGCATCAAAGTATCGCGATATCAAAAGAGTTGTCAATGTTGCTGGTCGCTACGATCTAAAGGGAGGCATTGAAAAACGTTTGGGTAGAGATTTTCTGCAAGTGATCCAGAAGGAGGGATTCATTGATGTTAAATCTAAAG GGAGTACTTATCGGGTTACCAAGGAAAGTTTGATGGAACGCTTAACTACCAATATGCATGAGGCTTGCCTTAATATTGACAGCAGATGCAG GGTTTTGACAGTGCATGGATCTGACGATGAAGTCATTCCAGTCGATGATGCAATGGAGTTTGACAAGATCATACCGAACCACAAATTGCACATAGTAGAAGGAGCTGATCACAAGTACACGTCACACCAAGCTGAATTAGCTTCAGTAGTTGTGCCTTTTATAAAGGATGGCTTGGAGCACAAATATTCCTAG
- the LOC108212751 gene encoding LOB domain-containing protein 23 yields MKGTTAANTASSCAACKYLRRRCDQSCFLAHYFPASKSQDYLSCHRVFGTYNLVKMIKSVQEHERHEAVATLVLEARMRVSNPVHGCLMMQRVLQAQIDEHLEELDAVKKKVFLFESLHSQIELLDDQLINTSLAVVPE; encoded by the coding sequence ATGAAAGGCACAACAGCTGCTAACACAGCTTCATCTTGTGCCGCATGCAAGTACCTACGTAGGAGATGCGATCAAAGCTGTTTTCTAGCACATTATTTTCCAGCCTCAAAGAGCCAAGATTATCTCAGTTGTCACAGAGTTTTCGGCACCTACAACCTTGTTAAGATGATAAAATCAGTCCAGGAACACGAGCGCCACGAAGCTGTGGCAACATTAGTGTTGGAGGCCCGAATGAGAGTGTCGAATCCGGTGCATGGCTGTTTGATGATGCAGAGAGTTTTGCAAGCCCAGATTGATGAGCATTTGGAGGAACTAGATGCTGTGAAGAAGAAAGTGTTTTTGTTTGAGAGTTTGCATTCCCAGATTGAGCTTTTAGATGATCAGTTGATTAATACTTCACTGGCGGTTGTGCCAGAGTGA
- the LOC108212752 gene encoding uncharacterized protein LOC108212752 yields MKIASGSYSTRPVQNYPKRSKTRPTRIKSLSYFRNKQSRKHAHIVTATYVTMRCLGIIARSLEFEFRICLRCAVLRVHSLEDHKFEHAAHSQHPMALIQRPSSFKCDACRVKKDFQDMSYKCSKCQFWIHKSCGDAPTSFQFHFHQDHPLVLAFSLPEAYHKFTQYCKVCDQTMSRSNWLYYCPKCRFFVHFQCTRSSYSQLSKRTVKLSSWEHNKYPNLVHLPAADESSVNLLLQQFVTDMSTKYTKFYKDNIIRSSIEHWYHAQHHLKLITTNELNDLKDGANDDILLLCDGCAKPVQTDRDQAYGCVPCNIFLHKFCALLPKEFREIRKVGMKLYAERCIEPYNLFFCSACEDAGNCIFFTDHEHTKLHIRCAVLPVTIKHETHIHPLGQIYATIDKWQCKACGDDKRGYLHRCRHCQFYICDGCIMNASTVNHRWDSHPLRLIYEVGMVREDHEHEFSCEYCSNEIDTNWWFYHCSICDLSFHPKCLKKLCNRHYSDVKFGAKDILSYKLHPHSLTFDFNKRFQRCERCGKEQLAEPVLRCAPCKTIFCLSCSLSLM; encoded by the exons ATGAAGATTGCATCAGGTTCTTATTCCACAAGACCTGTGCAGAATTACCCCAAAAGATCGAAAACCCGACCAACCCGAATCAAGTCCTTGTCCTATTTTCGCAACAAGCAATCAAGGAAGCATGCACACATTGTTACTGCAACATATGTTACGATGAGATGCCTTGGAATTATTGCGCGCAGTTTGGAATTTGAGTTCCGTATTTGCCTCAGATGTGCCGTCTTGAGAGTGCATTCTTTGGAGGATCACAAGTTTGAGCACGCGGCTCATAGTCAGCACCCGATGGCCTTAATCCAGCGTCCCTCCTCATTCAAATGTGACGCTTGCAGAGTGAAGAAGGATTTTCAAGACATGTCGTATAAATGCAGCAAATGTCAGTTTTGGATTCACAAGAGCTGCGGGGATGCTCCTACATCTTTCCAGTTCCACTTCCACCAAGATCACCCTCTTGTCCTCGCGTTTTCTCTTCCAGAAGCCTATCACAAATTTACTCAGTATTGCAAAGTCTGCGATCAAACAATGAGCCGATCAAATTGGCTTTATTATTGTCCAAAATGCAGATTTTTCGTGCATTTTCAATGCACTAGATCAAGTTATAGTCAATTATCAAAGCG TACTGTTAAACTCAGCTCTTGGGAGCATAATAAATATCCCAATTTGGTGCACCTCCCTGCAGCTGACGAATCATCGGTAAATCTATTACTTCAGCAATTTGTCACGGATATGAGTACTAAATACACTAAATTCTACAAAGATAATATCATCCGGAGCTCTATTGAACATTGGTATCATGCTCAGCACCATCTAAAACTCATTACAACCAATGAGTTAAATGATCTGAAAGACGGTGCTAATGATGATATACTATTGTTATGCGATGGATGTGCTAAGCCCGTCCAAACAGATCGCGATCAGGCCTATGGTTGTGTCCCTTGTAACATCTTTCTGCATAAATTCTGTGCCCTGTTGCCGAAAGAATTTAGGGAAATTCGTAAGGTCGGGATGAAGCTATATGCAGAAAGGTGCATTGAACCATACAACTTATTCTTTTGTTCTGCTTGTGAAGACGCGGGTAATTGTATATTTTTCACCGATCATGAGCATACCAAACTTCATATTAGATGTGCGGTGTTGCCTGTAACGATCAAACACGAAACTCACATTCACCCCCTTGGACAAATTTATGCGACAATTGATAAATGGCAATGCAAGGCATGTGGAGATGATAAGCGTGGATATCTGCACAGGTGTAGACATTGTCAATTCTATATATGTGATGGATGTATAATGAACGCCAGCACAGTAAATCATAGGTGGGATTCTCACCCTCTCCGCTTAATATACGAAGTTGGCATGGTGAGAGAAGATCATGAGCATGAGTTCAGTTGCGAGTATTGCTCCAATGAAATAGACACAAACTGGTGGTTCTATCATTGCAGCATTTGTGATCTTTCATTTCATCctaaatgtttaaaaaaattatgtaatcgCCACTACTCGGATGTCAAGTTTGGGGCTAAGGACATACTTAGCTACAAACTCCATCCTCacagcctaacctttgatttcAACAAAAGATTTCAGAGATGTGAAAGATGTGGCAAAGAACAACTAGCTGAGCCTGTCCTCCGATGTGCACCTTGTAAAACCATTTTCTGTCTATCGTGCAGCTTATCTCTTATGTAA